The following are from one region of the Marinomonas sp. CT5 genome:
- a CDS encoding TIGR04219 family outer membrane beta-barrel protein, with protein sequence MKSALLLSTALLASAAHADVLGLTAEAGSYASNSGNSDLNSYFGVAIEHPIPLIPNFRLQHQSMESSSNIDLSFNDYTLYYELLDGLTLVNLDVGATFRKIDNNTSIDDTYPLLYVSAFLDIPGTALSVGGEVKSGGGSDADITDTTFKVKFQPLIFAGLELGYRTVNEDFKSKGKTEPKGVFLGAFVDF encoded by the coding sequence ATGAAATCAGCACTTTTACTATCTACTGCCTTATTAGCCAGTGCCGCTCACGCAGATGTACTGGGATTAACCGCTGAAGCTGGATCTTATGCTTCAAACAGTGGCAATAGTGATTTAAACTCTTATTTTGGTGTTGCAATTGAACACCCAATCCCTTTGATTCCAAATTTTCGTTTGCAACATCAGTCAATGGAAAGTTCAAGCAACATCGACCTTTCTTTTAACGATTACACCCTCTACTACGAATTATTAGATGGACTCACCTTAGTAAACTTAGATGTAGGTGCAACATTTAGAAAAATTGATAATAACACCAGCATAGATGACACCTATCCATTATTATATGTGTCCGCTTTTTTAGATATTCCAGGTACCGCGTTATCCGTTGGCGGAGAAGTTAAGTCTGGCGGCGGTAGTGATGCAGACATTACCGACACAACTTTTAAAGTAAAATTCCAGCCACTTATATTTGCAGGGCTGGAACTTGGATACAGAACAGTAAACGAAGACTTTAAATCAAAAGGCAAAACTGAACCCAAAGGCGTATTCCTTGGAGCCTTTGTAGATTTCTAA